The genomic region GTGAGTACAGGAAACAATAGAGGGCAAAGGGCAGACTCTCTAGTACGTAGGCACCACTCCAGAAAGCCTTCTGGACTTCAGCCGGCGTTGCTTTCACTTCCAAATAATTGGGTATTTCCTGTCCTATCCGCTGGGCCAATGTGGCAGGCTTCCCGCCATTCCGGGTTTCGTATCCGCTCCCGTCTTCGATACCCGCTATCGATTCAGCCAAGTCTCTGCAGAAGAGTGTCATGGTCCCCAAATCATCGATCTGGTGCAGGTCCATCCTGAGCAGTTTGGCCGTTGCGTAAGCCATGACAATGCTGCTGGCAATAGCCATCGAGTCGCTATGCGTCACCATCGCTTGCATGCCAGCAGCCAATTTCAGTTCGTCGAAATCATTTCTGAAGAATATCCCCACCGGCGCAGCGCGCATCGACGCACCGTTGCCTGAGGACTGGATACCGCTTTGGTACCAAGGGAGTCGCTTGTCTTTGTAGTTCCTGACAAATTCGCGCGTGGCCTGACCTATGCCCCGGATTCGCTCTGCAGTGAACCGCCGCGCCAAATCATCGGGATCGAGCCCCCCTTTTGCAAGAAGGGAGTCGGCAAGCCACCAAGTTAGCTGAGTGTCATCCGTGATGGTGCCAGTTGGTCCTGACGTCCAACCGCGCCATGGGGCATACCAGGAAACTGGCAGACGACCATTAGGATCCTGCGACTCGACCTGACGCCCCATTGCGTCTCCTATAGCACCGCAAATGATTGCGCCGCGGATCTTATCCCTTAATTTCCAGAAGTCACCGTCGTTGGCCGCACTGGGAAGGTCGAAGTCGAAATGCTTGTCCATACCAAGGTGCATGTAGTCGCAGCAAAGGTACCCCTGGTGGAACAAATCGGAATAGGCGCCGTGCAGCGCCTTGTCACCGCTGCTCTGCCTGATGACAGGCTGAGAGTCACCACTGGCACCCAAACGCGCCTCCAGCCAATGGCAATAGATATCATTGCTCGCGAAGCCGAGGACCTCTCCAGTCTCCTGAATGGCAAGTGTTATCCCCTTGGAAAACTTAACACCGGTAACACGGCAGATGCCAGAGGTGTGAGTCTGCGGCTCATTGTTACCAAGCCAGGGTATGCGAGTGTACCATCCTTGAAATATGCCGGACGAGTAAATAGGACCGCGGACGAATGGTCGGTACTTACCTGTGCCGAGTCGATCTTCCTCGAAGTTGTCACAGTAGGTCCAGAAGGGGTTGGTAACCCGAGCCCCCCGCAGTTCACAACTACAGGGTCGGGTCCGATCTCCTTCGGTCTTGTTCCAGACGCAATTACCGCAATTATCACTGCCGCCGTTAGGCACGACCGCCTCCTTTCACCACGTCTCTTGGCCAATATCGGAGAAACATTTCGTTGAGGTCCAGATCAAAAGACACAGGCCATTTCCCATGGGTCGTAGTGGCCCAAGTCCTCGAGGAATAAGTTGGGGGAGGTACTATTCAGGAGGGTGCCCTTCTGGCATTATAT from Citrifermentans bremense harbors:
- a CDS encoding ADP-ribosylglycohydrolase family protein is translated as MPNGGSDNCGNCVWNKTEGDRTRPCSCELRGARVTNPFWTYCDNFEEDRLGTGKYRPFVRGPIYSSGIFQGWYTRIPWLGNNEPQTHTSGICRVTGVKFSKGITLAIQETGEVLGFASNDIYCHWLEARLGASGDSQPVIRQSSGDKALHGAYSDLFHQGYLCCDYMHLGMDKHFDFDLPSAANDGDFWKLRDKIRGAIICGAIGDAMGRQVESQDPNGRLPVSWYAPWRGWTSGPTGTITDDTQLTWWLADSLLAKGGLDPDDLARRFTAERIRGIGQATREFVRNYKDKRLPWYQSGIQSSGNGASMRAAPVGIFFRNDFDELKLAAGMQAMVTHSDSMAIASSIVMAYATAKLLRMDLHQIDDLGTMTLFCRDLAESIAGIEDGSGYETRNGGKPATLAQRIGQEIPNYLEVKATPAEVQKAFWSGAYVLESLPFALYCFLYSPGHFDRVLSHAVNESRDADTVAAMAGTLCGALNGLTCNADRRYWLKRKCYCDQDLWPATPLDDSKDYLEELEFREELLCLADRLAVRAWSEGEPS